The following proteins come from a genomic window of Pichia kudriavzevii chromosome 1, complete sequence:
- a CDS encoding uncharacterized protein (PKUD0A01230; similar to Saccharomyces cerevisiae YOR070C (GYP1); ancestral locus Anc_5.672) → MWKRGYHQPVGSDGRGSSDFLFDADYIDYQNDVCNLSANNLNGTTSNDSNTSKGKDRSSSASSSSGKGFFRSLMSHGDSSPKKASAAQRARLDRFEQSQSVYPKSFLDSAIENSKLRSMSPDRASINSQRSNSSLSIQRTPSNTLSKLGLTKLTPKRASDSPFVDSDEDWNDTLDDINDTIDGNGKTSGQFPGRNDVTASLKMENMSLDGLSLMERDAKVDKNYPFLRADYQEIMADPFSILTSQQAPKKDMIKYNKIVKEFLKPTFEVSELKKQTWGGIPASLRALVWPILVGYLSTNKNTRESALTRKRKEYGNSISRLFRGDKDQSIWHQIKIDVLRTNPSIPLYSFEATHRSLEKILYLWAIRHPASGYVQGINDLVTPFFHVFLQHYLAGNVDVDTFDPQCMPKELLNIIEADTYWCFTKVLDTIQDNYIHEQPGIIRQITELKNLIKRDEPSLNAHFEKEHLDFIQFSFRWMNCMLMREFKLNLIIRMWDTYLSDFPTGFSQFHVYVCCAFLRRFSNYLMDMEFQDIIMFLQDTSKNEDWTEDDIEMMLSEAYVWQSLYENASAHLK, encoded by the coding sequence ATGTGGAAGAGAGGATATCATCAACCCGTTGGAAGTGATGGGAGAGGTTCTAGTGATTTCCTCTTTGACGCAGATTACATAGATTACCAAAATGATGTTTGTAATCTCAGCGCCAATAATTTGAATGGAACTACAAGTAATGATTCCAATACATCCAAAGGCAAAGATAGGAGCAGTTCTGCCTCTTCATCTTCGGGAAAGGGATTTTTTAGAAGTTTAATGAGCCATGGTGATTCATCACCCAAAAAAGCTTCAGCTGCTCAAAGAGCTCGACTAGATAGGTTTGAACAATCGCAAAGTGTGTACCCCAAGTCATTCTTAGATTCAGCTAttgaaaattccaaacTACGTTCAATGTCCCCTGATAGGGCCTCGATAAATTCGCAACGTTCTAATAGCTCATTGTCTATTCAGAGAACACCATCGAACACATTATCGAAATTGGGCTTGACAAAATTGACTCCTAAAAGGGCATCAGATAGTCCATTTGTCGATTCTGATGAGGATTGGAATGATACACTAGATGATATCAATGATACAATTGATGGCAACGGAAAAACCTCTGGACAGTTTCCAGGCAGAAACGATGTTACTGCAAGtttaaaaatggaaaacatGTCACTAGATGGCCTCTCTTTGATGGAAAGAGATGCTAAAGTTGACAAAAACTATCCATTTTTAAGGGCAGATTATCAGGAGATCATGGCAGATCCTTTTTCTATTTTAACTTCTCAACAGGCACCGAAAAAGGATATGATCAAATATAACAAGATCGTAAAAGAGTTTCTTAAACCAACCTTTGAGGTTTCtgagttgaagaaacaaactTGGGGAGGAATACCAGCGTCTTTACGTGCGCTTGTATGGCCAATCCTTGTTGGGTATTTATCTACAAATAAGAACACAAGGGAATCAGCATTGACACGAAAGCGTAAGGAGTATGGAAACAGTATAAGTAGACTGTTCAGAGGGGATAAAGATCAATCCATATGgcatcaaatcaaaattgatgTTTTGCGTACAAATCCAAGTATACCATTATATTCATTTGAAGCAACACATAGATCACTAGAGAAAATATTATATCTTTGGGCTATTAGGCATCCTGCCAGTGGATACGTTCAAGGTATTAACGATTTGGTGACGCCTTTCTTTCATGTTTTTCTACAGCATTACCTTGCCGGTAATGTAGATGTCGATACTTTTGATCCTCAATGTATGCCAAAGGAATTGCTAAATATAATAGAAGCAGATACATACTGGTGTTTCACCAAAGTGCTAGATACCATTCAAGACAACTACATTCATGAACAACCAGGAATAATCAGGCAAATAACagagttgaagaatttgatcAAGAGAGACGAACCTTCATTGAATGCACATTTTGAGAAGGAGCATCTGGATTTCATCCAGTTTTCATTCAGATGGATGAATTGTATGCTTATGAGAGAGTTCAAACTGAATTTGATTATTCGAATGTGGGACACGTACTTGAGTGATTTCCCCACAGGGTTCAGCCAGTTCCATGTCTATGTCTGCTGTGCATTTTTGAGGCGATTTAGTAACTATCTCATGGATATGGAATTCCAAGATATCATTATGTTTTTACAGGACACATCCAAAAACGAAGATTGGACAGAGGATGACATTGAAATGATGTTGAGTGAAGCTTATGTTTGGCAATCACTCTATGAAAATGCATCGGCACACTTGAAATAG
- a CDS encoding uncharacterized protein (PKUD0A01240; Pfam Domains: THF_DHG_CYH_C(2.6e-83)|THF_DHG_CYH(2.8e-52)) gives MVADKIDGKAISAELRAKIQEEITTLKIAHPRFQPKIVIIQVGDRPDSSTYVRMKLKSCADAGIEGELVKYDAGISQKEMLEKLEGLNNDVSVHGILVQLPLPDQLDEEAITNAVKVEKDVDGFSELNIAAVFKKNSKLKLVPCTPKGIMYMLEHENVQLEGKNAVVCGRSDIVGGPMGKLLEKRGATVTTLHSKSTPEQFKFFLKNADIIVSAVGKAGFIHGDDVKPGCVIIDVGTNYIRDESKKSGQRMVGDVDYETCSQVASKITPVPGGVGPMTVVMVLSNLLQTAKQQSGL, from the coding sequence ATGGTTGCGGATAAGATAGATGGGAAGGCAATTTCAGCAGAACTAAGAGCAAAGATTCAAGAGGAGATCACCACTTTGAAGATCGCCCATCCTAGGTTTCAGCCAAAAATTGTCATTATTCAGGTTGGTGACCGTCCAGACTCCTCTACCTACGTGCggatgaagttgaagtcATGTGCAGATGCGGGGATTGAAGGGGAGCTAGTCAAGTATGATGCTGGAATTTCTCAGAAGGAAATGTTGGAGAAACTGGAGGGTCTAAATAACGATGTATCTGTTCATGGTATCTTGGTCCAGTTGCCATTGCCTGACCAACTGGATGAGGAGGCAATAACAAACGCCGTCAAAGTCGAGAAGGATGTTGATGGGTTTTCCGAGCTGAATATTGCTGCTGtgttcaagaaaaactcaaaactAAAGCTAGTTCCATGTACCCCCAAGGGTATTATGTATATGTTAGAACATGAAAATGTTCAATTGGAAGGCAAAAACGCAGTTGTTTGCGGTAGATCTGATATTGTGGGTGGTCCAATGGGTAAGTTGCTGGAGAAGAGAGGTGCAACCGTTACAACTTTGCACTCCAAGTCTACACCAGAACAGtttaagtttttcttgaagaacGCCGACATCATCGTTTCTGCTGTTGGTAAGGCTGGTTTCATCCACGGCGACGACGTTAAACCTGGATGCGTCATTATCGATGTTGGTACCAACTACATACGGGACGAATCAAAAAAGTCGGGTCAACGGATGGTTGGCGATGTCGACTATGAAACATGTTCTCAAGTTGCATCCAAAATCACCCCTGTTCCTGGCGGGGTAGGTCCGATGACCGTCGTTATGGTTCTATCCAATTTACTCCAAACAGCAAAGCAGCAATCTGGTCTATGA
- a CDS encoding uncharacterized protein (PKUD0A01250; similar to Saccharomyces cerevisiae YNL065W (AQR1) and YIL120W (QDR1); ancestral locus Anc_2.242), which yields MKVWTSLPFVRDPMQGITSAENGKCGLGRECELEQDGDCNYDYDYDDEDTKETKQADNNGDLVRESLKNQPGDNWELEKYRSIDEDDHTILTHRERVVMALTLSLIGLCSAMSMPIYWTALTELEREFHTTESKINYTVTAYLCFQAVAPVFVSSFSDIWGRRPVILVCITAGLCTNVGLAVSRTYWLIVFLRCVLASSLAPLVSITAASVGDFTTRRNRGSLTGLTTGFTLIGQGIAPFLGAVMDTAWGWPAIFWFSAAFNGTILLLSFVLVPETHRGYVGNLGIKPKSFIHYSPYLLYLGSRLEPYDENKVAKRNHKYQPWKPLMLSYKPDILSILLPCSILFALWTISQTTLSVHFSKVYHMRVIIIGVCFFAPGMASIFGTVISGRVLDYLYRKRKAVYDATYKDLAPQDRSPFNIVKVRLLTIPFAGLFAAMASIVFGWCMDKHTNIAPILIMSFLITFFVMFPLNTAVTVLIDMYPQIAGGATALNNLFRCGMSAIFVSCLNMMEDKMTVGGTYTFMAAISLLFLTVVLRLIIGNEDTITKPKNLSED from the coding sequence ATGAAGGTGTGGACATCGTTACCATTTGTGAGAGATCCCATGCAAGGTATTACTTCCGCAGAAAACGGCAAGTGTGGGCTTGGGCGAGAATGCGAACTTGAGCAGGATGGTGATTGTAATTACGACTATGACTACGACGATGAAGACaccaaagaaaccaaaCAAGCAGATAACAATGGAGATTTAGTTAGAGAATCTCTAAAGAATCAGCCAGGGGATAACTGggaacttgaaaaataccGTTCTatagatgaagatgatcaTACCATATTGACGCATCGTGAACGTGTTGTCATGGCGTTGACCTTATCACTCATTGGTCTTTGTTCGGCTATGTCTATGCCTATCTATTGGACGGCCCTTACAGAACTAGAGCGTGAGTTCCATACCACTGAaagcaaaatcaattaCACTGTGACTGCATACCTCTGTTTCCAAGCGGTTGCACCTGTTTTCGTCTCTTCATTCTCTGATATCTGGGGCAGGCGACCAGTCATTCTTGTTTGTATAACGGCGGGTCTTTGCACCAATGTTGGGTTGGCTGTTTCTAGGACCTACTGGTTGATTGTCTTTCTCCGTTGTGTTTTGGCATCTTCTTTGGCACCGTTAGTAAGTATAACAGCTGCTTCAGTTGGTGACTTCACGACCAGGAGAAACAGGGGCAGTTTGACTGGATTGACAACAGGTTTCACATTAATAGGACAAGGTATAGCTCCTTTCTTAGGTGCCGTTATGGACACCGCTTGGGGGTGGCCTGCAATTTTCTGGTTCTCCGCCGCCTTTAATGGTACAATACTGTTGCTATCGTTTGTCTTGGTTCCTGAAACGCATCGTGGTTATGTCGGGAATTTGGGCATCAAACCCAAGTCTTTCATCCATTACAGTCCCTATCTCTTGTATTTGGGGAGCAGATTGGAACCttatgatgaaaataaagtagCTAAAAGAAATCACAAGTATCAACCTTGGAAGCCGTTGATGTTGTCCTATAAACCCGATATTTTGTCTATCTTGCTGCCATGTTCTATTCTATTTGCTTTATGGACTATATCTCAAACCACATTATCTGTTCATTTCAGTAAGGTTTATCATATGCGCGTTATCATCATTGGAGTCTGCTTCTTTGCACCTGGTATGGCCTCTATTTTTGGAACTGTGATCTCGGGAAGAGTTTTGGATTATCTTTATCGGAAAAGGAAAGCTGTATACGATGCAACATACAAAGATTTGGCACCTCAAGACAGATCACCGTTTAATATAGTCAAAGTCAGACTGCTGACTATTCCTTTTGCCGGGTTGTTTGCTGCGATGGcttcaattgtttttggGTGGTGTATGGATAAACACACCAACATAGCGCCAATTTTAATCATGAGTTTTCTCAtcactttttttgttatgtTCCCACTAAATACTGCTGTTACTGTCTTGATTGACATGTATCCTCAAATTGCAGGTGGTGCAACAGCTTTAAACAACCTGTTCCGTTGTGGTATGAGTGCTATCTTTGTTTCATGTCTAAATATGATGGAAGATAAAATGACAGTCGGCGGCACCTACACCTTTATGGCTGCAATTTCACTACTATTTCTTACGGTAGTTTTGAGGTTAATCATTGGAAATGAGGATACAATTACCAAACCTAAAAATTTATCTGAAGATTAG